From Mesorhizobium sp. Pch-S:
TCGGGCTCGTGACCTTGCCGGTCTCCAGCCGCTCGCTCGACATCAGGCCTCTGGTCGAGGACGAATTCGTCGCTGTTTTTGCTTCGGGTGCACCCATGCCGGTCGAAACGACGCCCGAAATCCTTTCCGCCCTGCAACTCGTGCTGTTCGAGACCGGCGGTAACGCCTACCGTCTTGTCGAAGGCTGGTTCGCGGCGGCCGGTATCCGCATGAAGCCTGCAATGTCACTGGGCAGCGTTGAGGCGATCAAGGAACTGGTAGCGGCAGGGCTCGGCTGCGCTATTCTTCCTCGGCAAGCCATGGACAACGAGCGGGATATCAGGCGCTTCAACGTCAAACAGTTGTCGCCACCGCTTTCGCGCGTGCTTGCCATGGTGCTGCGCACCGACAAGCTGCGCGACCGGGGGCTGCGCGAAACCGTGAAGGCCTTGGAGAGACTGGCAAAGTAGTCTGTGGTGGCAGCTATCTGATCGATGGGGTCTTGCCGTCGACGACAGAATCTCCTTTGTCTCGGCCATGGAACTTTCACCCCAACAGGATGAGGCGCTGAAGGCGGTTGCGCGCTGGCTGAAGGTTGGCCAGCCACAGGTGTTTCGTCTGTTCGGCTACGCGGGTACCGGCAAGACGACGCTGGCGCGTTATTTCGCCGA
This genomic window contains:
- a CDS encoding LysR family transcriptional regulator; translated protein: MRGLNLDQLQTFLDVVELGSFSAAARKQGLTQPAISLQLRELEKRLGVRLIERISRKAQPTAAGVELSLHAERIGAAADAALDAMAGHTGNQPRRVRIGTGATASIHLLPPALKALRQRFPTMEITVSTGNAAAIVEAVQENRIDIGLVTLPVSSRSLDIRPLVEDEFVAVFASGAPMPVETTPEILSALQLVLFETGGNAYRLVEGWFAAAGIRMKPAMSLGSVEAIKELVAAGLGCAILPRQAMDNERDIRRFNVKQLSPPLSRVLAMVLRTDKLRDRGLRETVKALERLAK